In the Primulina eburnea isolate SZY01 chromosome 15, ASM2296580v1, whole genome shotgun sequence genome, attgtgtcacaagagacctactcatatttAAATCATTGCACTTTTACAAGGTGGGAAATTTCTAAAATTGGTCCCCGTAAGCAAATTTCATTCGAATAACACTATGACTAAAATTGGACTAGATCATCATTGATTCTTGATACTTGTACCCCCTTTCCTAGCGTCTTGTTTCGGGATAATTGAATCAACACTATAgtaaaaaatcaaaacaaaatgaAAAACATCATACATACAAATTAATTAATAGCATTTTAGATTCCatatttttcaaattcaaaCCTAAAACTCATTACCAGATTAGGAAATGTGTCCGAGTTTTTATAACTTATAGGTGTgaaatttgatttatttttgaaaaacaaaagatGCATTAGTCTATTAATACTTTTTAggaaattttatgtttttagacTTTTATTGATGCAATTAGTCCGTCCTAGAATATCAATTtagcaaaaacaaaaaaaacaaacacACACTTCTATTTCCTCCAAATAAAACAGAAATTTAACATTCCATGTATTCAGAAAATTAATTTGTTCATAAACATTTCGTAATATCTATTTTAgtatgtaaaaaaatatattattccaTCAAATATTTGGAATTAGAATTTTAAATAACATGTTAAATAAAACCAGTTAATTTCTTTCAATTTGTTTTCCCAGGCCCGTTGGAAGCTAGATTTGTTAACTTCGCGATCTCTGCATTCAATTGACCAATGCCAACACAGTCACTGAGTCACATCGTTTGGTGCCGCATCAACTTTTGCTCTCCAGGCCATCATTAAAGTTGTACAAACCAATATTATATTTCCTGTATAGTCAGGGGaataaatttcttaaaaatattCACAAGTGTGAGCAACAAGTCGAGACGATGAGAGACAAATATGGTGAAAATTTTATTGAAGCATTTCAAACTTTTAATGAACAGATGGTTTCATTATTATTATAGGAGGAAAAATATTGATGTCAAATGGCAAAACAGTTTTGGATAAAATATGGGAATAGAAACACTCTTTTCTTTCATGCTTCGGCAACGTCGAGGAAACAAGTCAATAAGCTCACACACCTTAAATGAGAACTGACACGAAGAGAATGAAAAAATATGTGAAGTCGTATTAGAATATTTCCAGAATCTATTCTCTGCTGATAATAACACAATTGATGAAATGCTTAACGAGGTTCGACCATGTGTGACCGATGTACAGAACGAGCAACTGCTACGGCCATTTCATCACATGAATTTAAAGAGGCATCGTCCACACACACtgactctgataccaaatgtaacGGCACAActcacttgtgatattgtctgCTTTGGTCTGAAACCTCACGAATTTAAAATATGTCACAAAGAGTTGTTATACACTTATTTAAATGTTAAGCACCTCTCCTGTGATTTATGGGATTTCGCCGAATATATTTTTTCTGCTTTTGAGGATAAATTCTCCATTTGATCCTTTACTCATACTCATTCAATTAGGACCAATCATTTTCTTCGGGAGGAGCTGAATGATCCAAAAACCGCTCCACAAGTCAACAATGCATATTATATTTGTAAAGTTAGCCATCTGAATCCAAACTCAACCTGAATGAATTCAGTCGTGAACCGTTGTGCAGGCGGTGGAATATCTTCTGGAGTGAACTTGCAATTCCCATCGACACAGCAATTTGTACCGTACCTTATCTCATCATATACGGTACTCCTTGCACTGATAGATAATGACGGCGCCTGGTACTCAAACCCTGTTTTTTGGCTGACTATCTGTCAACTGAGAAAGGAATCTCAGATGGTCAACTGCTCCTGAATCCAGTGGATTACCTTCGAGACGCCTTTTCTTGTTCAACAAatcaatgtttttatttaataattggtGTCTTTGTGCCTCATATATCGATATTTACGTAATTTTGAAACGACACTCtacttttaaagatgcattCTTTTAGCACATGTTTCTTATGCGGCTCttaatatttttactcaaatcGAACTCATTATCAAACTTTGCAACAACGATTCATTACATGGAACATCACAAATAAATCTTAGACACGCATTTTCCAAGAAGTAGATTTAACTATGAGCTTTCATTCTCCTCTACAAAGCAAATAATGTTATTTGTGCTCTTTAAGAGACAACAGAGATAACTGTTCTTCAATGGAACAATCAACGTGAGAGGAAGTTCGACAAGAGAAAGGGATTAGAATGAGACCGACACCCCTATGTTCCATTGGGGAAGGAGAAGTACGCCTGGTGCTGCGATACTCCACTGCATCTTGAAGGATAATGTTCCCTTGCTTATCCACACAGTAGAAGGAGCCCAGAAAGAACCGTCCATCCTGGATTCCAATTAGCATTCGACGATTGATCAATTTCTTGACGTGGGCTACATATTTTGAGCTGTTTGGTTCTGAAACATTTGGGATTCCCACCTGATTTAAAGGAATCCCTTCTGGTTGTGTGGTAGCCATTCGCTCCCGTTGACAGTAGCCAGTAGAtgaataaattgtataaattgCTGCCgttgatgatagtagtttgataTAACATTAGCGACCAAGTTTCGAAAGCGAACCCCAAGAAATATATAAAGGAGCAGGAACCATCCTAAACATGTTGACACAAACTCGAAAACGCCAAATTAAAGATAGGCTAGTGCTGCATTTGCGTTGACAAAGTGCTTGTAAAACACACAAACAGGTATGGCCCTAAACTCGCTTCCCTCTCAGCTCCAGTTGCAGCCACAACATATTGTCCAATGAAAGATAATTGACTCTCTCTTATTTTTCCCCCAGAAATTTATCGTCAATTAAAGTTCCTGGAAACAGAGCATCTACTACAAGAAGAAACACCCACTATAATTATTACCAGAATCACACTTATTGTTCCTGATATACAAAAATGCAAGGGTTGGACCAATCGCTTTATATTGCGCGCTTATTTCTTTGGGAAAAAAAATCGAACATGGATGATTTTTATTCCATTCACAACAGAAGCATAGCACGTAACATACGAATAAGCATCGGGGAGAAATCCAAACTTTCCGACCCAAAAAATCCTCCAAGAACAaatagaaataataaaattacCTGGCCCCAATTACACGCAAAACTGACAATCGCTAATATTACCGCGAAAGGTTAAAAAAAAACCATGATAATGAAACAAGACCAACAAATTAAAGAGGAGCGTACCGTGATAGCTAATCCAAATCAAGGAAAAATTTGGGGACGAAATGTTGTATCGTCGAGAATGGAGGCTGCACCGTGTACAAGTCTCCTGTctgttttcattttatttttattgttgccCTGCGCAGGGGTATTTTCGTAGTTTTACTACGTCCAAGACTAGTTTATTCTTTCTATGCCACATGATATTTGTAAATATGGACTTACTTATTAACTCTTATCTTAAAAAGGTGTACTCAGAATTTTGAAGTATGATATATTAaaggattttaaaatatttaaaaatattgatgtaTTTACATGCCAAATATGTATTACTCGTGGCCGCTTTGATTTGTATAA is a window encoding:
- the LOC140813761 gene encoding uncharacterized protein, giving the protein MATTQPEGIPLNQVGIPNVSEPNSSKYVAHVKKLINRRMLIGIQDGRFFLGSFYCVDKQGNIILQDAVEYRSTRRTSPSPMEHRGVGLILIPFSCRTSSHVDCSIEEQLSLLSLKEHK